The following are encoded together in the Candidatus Alcyoniella australis genome:
- a CDS encoding alpha/beta fold hydrolase: MLTVLFVILLIIVAARLYLYFVEAAYGPKTTEDEVHYVTASDGWRIALHRYRPRGENPHGEPVLLHHGLAASYKNFDLGVGTKEHPSPSLAHWLADRGYDVFVCDLRGRGLSDHAGLFTGKRWDWTVDDFIYKDDPAFVDYILERTGFANMHWIGLSMGGILLFCYCALHGSPKLASGVAAGSGLRYADTGSDYQPIIGLSWLGPIMRRVPIGTLSKLQAPLAGRWNLKSERFDYYPPNTAPQAGRAIMSGSLEDVSGNQVLQMSTLFKGRGLASWDGTVYFAEEAKNITTPTLLVCGVQDLQSSVDLSHKTRELFGEGDHKVAPFGKDFGHKEDYGHIDLVAGINAESETFPEMLAWLQTHPAHRNEE; this comes from the coding sequence ATGTTAACCGTTCTATTCGTCATCCTGCTGATCATCGTCGCGGCCCGGCTCTATCTCTATTTCGTCGAGGCGGCATACGGCCCCAAGACCACCGAGGACGAGGTGCACTACGTCACTGCCTCGGACGGCTGGCGCATTGCGCTGCACCGCTATCGTCCGCGCGGTGAGAATCCCCACGGCGAGCCGGTGCTGCTGCATCACGGCCTGGCCGCGAGCTACAAGAATTTCGATTTGGGCGTTGGCACCAAAGAGCATCCGTCGCCATCGCTGGCGCACTGGCTGGCTGATCGCGGCTACGATGTGTTCGTCTGCGATTTGCGCGGCCGCGGCTTGTCAGACCACGCGGGCCTGTTCACCGGCAAGCGCTGGGACTGGACCGTGGACGACTTCATCTACAAAGACGACCCGGCGTTCGTCGATTACATCCTCGAGCGCACCGGCTTTGCCAACATGCACTGGATCGGCCTGAGCATGGGCGGCATCCTGCTGTTCTGCTATTGCGCGCTGCACGGCTCGCCCAAGCTCGCCTCGGGCGTGGCCGCGGGCTCGGGCCTGCGCTACGCGGATACCGGCTCGGACTACCAACCCATAATCGGCTTATCTTGGCTCGGACCGATCATGCGTCGGGTGCCGATCGGCACGCTGAGCAAGCTCCAGGCGCCGCTGGCCGGTCGCTGGAACCTCAAGAGCGAACGTTTCGACTACTACCCGCCGAACACCGCGCCGCAGGCCGGACGCGCGATCATGTCCGGCTCCCTTGAGGACGTATCGGGCAATCAGGTATTGCAAATGTCCACGCTGTTTAAAGGCCGCGGCCTGGCCTCGTGGGACGGCACGGTCTACTTTGCCGAAGAGGCGAAAAACATCACCACCCCCACGCTGCTGGTCTGCGGCGTGCAGGACCTGCAAAGCTCGGTTGATCTCTCGCACAAGACCCGCGAACTGTTCGGCGAGGGCGATCATAAGGTCGCGCCGTTCGGCAAGGATTTCGGCCATAAAGAGGACTACGGCCACATCGATCTGGTGGCCGGGATCAACGCCGAGAGCGAGACCTTCCCCGAGATGCTGGCCTGGCTCCAAACGCACCCGGCGCACAGAAACGAAGAATGA
- a CDS encoding HEAT repeat domain-containing protein — MALFGPPDIEKLAAARNLRGLVRALKRREHKLRAAAAKALGELEDPRAEQALLAALGDEHTQVVAAAASALGKIHATAAVEPLIALISSETEPQTLEAAARALARLGDERAVDALSGLLGSDLPSLNKAAEDALLALGRGIGAEHWIERRNFERCVELGEQAVQPLIVALQSEPLRSGAGAALVRIGEPALEPLLALLDQPHCAEILRRMGAKAVEGLISALHDQRLRPHAVVLLAQLGDQRAAGPLLELLDDPATATAEVYQALALLRHGPAAGHFVKALHGDDPAIALWAARALGELGDPSAIGPLIEALQGDDRELHAEAARSLGRLGDQRAVESLIRALQKPYLEEAAAWALGEIGDERALEPLRAVVEQTPEHIFCPAREPYERLLEQLGDTEK; from the coding sequence ATGGCGCTGTTCGGACCGCCCGACATTGAAAAGCTCGCAGCCGCACGCAACCTGCGCGGACTGGTCAGGGCGCTCAAACGCAGAGAGCACAAGCTGCGGGCCGCGGCAGCAAAGGCACTGGGCGAGCTGGAGGATCCGCGCGCCGAACAGGCACTGCTTGCGGCCCTTGGCGACGAGCATACCCAGGTCGTGGCGGCCGCTGCGAGCGCTCTTGGCAAGATCCACGCAACCGCAGCGGTCGAGCCGTTGATCGCGCTGATAAGCTCCGAGACCGAGCCCCAGACGTTGGAGGCTGCGGCGCGAGCCTTGGCCAGGCTGGGAGACGAGCGTGCGGTTGACGCGCTCAGCGGCCTGCTGGGTAGCGACCTGCCGTCGTTGAACAAGGCGGCCGAGGACGCATTGCTGGCCTTGGGTCGCGGCATCGGGGCCGAGCATTGGATCGAGCGCCGCAACTTCGAGCGCTGCGTGGAGCTGGGTGAGCAGGCGGTGCAGCCCTTGATCGTTGCGCTGCAGAGCGAGCCGCTTCGTTCGGGCGCCGGCGCGGCGCTGGTACGAATCGGCGAGCCGGCGCTGGAGCCGCTGCTCGCACTCCTGGATCAGCCGCACTGTGCGGAGATCCTCCGGCGTATGGGCGCCAAGGCCGTGGAAGGACTGATCAGCGCCCTGCATGACCAGCGGCTGCGACCGCACGCCGTGGTCCTACTGGCGCAGCTGGGCGATCAGCGGGCCGCCGGTCCGCTGCTGGAGCTGCTCGACGATCCGGCCACCGCCACGGCCGAGGTCTACCAAGCGCTGGCGCTGCTTAGGCACGGGCCCGCGGCCGGTCACTTCGTTAAGGCGCTGCACGGCGACGACCCGGCGATCGCCCTGTGGGCCGCGCGGGCTCTGGGCGAGCTGGGCGATCCGTCGGCAATCGGTCCGCTGATCGAGGCGCTGCAAGGCGATGACCGCGAGCTGCACGCGGAGGCGGCGCGTTCCCTGGGCAGGCTGGGCGACCAGCGGGCGGTGGAGTCGCTGATCCGCGCGTTGCAGAAGCCCTACCTGGAGGAGGCCGCAGCCTGGGCCCTGGGAGAGATCGGCGACGAACGCGCCCTCGAGCCGTTGCGCGCCGTGGTGGAGCAGACGCCGGAGCACATTTTTTGCCCGGCGCGCGAGCCGTACGAGCGGCTGCTGGAGCAGCTGGGCGACACGGAAAAATGA
- the serC gene encoding 3-phosphoserine/phosphohydroxythreonine transaminase — translation MRVHNYYPGPGSLPLEALEQAQNELLDFQGTGMSLLETSHRAASYDEVHNESIALVREMLKLPENYHVMWLQAGATMQFAMIPMNLIGNGGSADYVMTGFWSERAFSEAKIVGKPRIAGSSQDKGYAYVPKQLELDPDAQYVHVTSNNTIYGAQFFDYPETNGVPLVCDMSSDIFWRFFDVKPFGIVYAGAHKNLGPAGATLVIMRDDILQKCRKDLPSMLDYNVHVKNNSLFNTPPTFTIYMVRNVLRWIKGLGGPQEMERINRAKAETFYKFIDSTDGFYNCSVANEDRSVMNAVFEMQSDELEKRFVQQANADGFIGLGGRAPRWHLRMTMYNAISLKSVQELVEFMGEFMRTNG, via the coding sequence ATGCGTGTTCACAACTACTATCCTGGTCCGGGATCATTGCCGTTGGAGGCTTTGGAACAGGCTCAGAACGAGCTGTTGGATTTTCAGGGAACCGGCATGTCGCTGCTCGAGACCTCGCATCGGGCCGCGTCCTATGACGAGGTTCACAACGAATCGATCGCCCTGGTGCGTGAGATGCTCAAGCTTCCGGAGAACTACCACGTGATGTGGCTGCAGGCCGGCGCGACCATGCAGTTCGCGATGATCCCGATGAACCTAATTGGCAATGGCGGAAGCGCGGACTACGTGATGACCGGCTTTTGGTCTGAGCGCGCTTTTAGCGAGGCCAAGATCGTGGGCAAGCCGCGCATCGCCGGCTCGTCCCAGGACAAGGGCTACGCCTATGTTCCCAAACAGCTTGAGCTCGACCCCGACGCGCAATACGTCCACGTCACCTCGAACAACACGATCTACGGCGCGCAGTTCTTCGACTACCCGGAAACCAACGGCGTGCCGCTGGTCTGCGACATGTCCTCGGACATCTTCTGGCGCTTCTTCGACGTCAAACCGTTCGGCATCGTCTACGCCGGCGCCCACAAGAACCTCGGTCCGGCGGGCGCTACGCTGGTGATCATGCGCGACGATATTTTGCAAAAATGTCGCAAAGACCTGCCGAGCATGCTGGACTACAACGTGCACGTGAAGAACAACTCGTTGTTCAACACGCCGCCGACGTTCACCATCTACATGGTGCGCAACGTGCTGCGCTGGATCAAGGGCCTGGGCGGACCGCAGGAGATGGAGCGCATCAACCGCGCCAAGGCCGAGACATTCTACAAATTCATCGATTCGACCGACGGCTTCTATAACTGCTCGGTCGCAAACGAGGACCGCAGCGTGATGAACGCGGTGTTCGAGATGCAATCCGATGAGCTGGAAAAACGCTTTGTCCAGCAGGCGAACGCCGATGGCTTCATCGGCCTGGGCGGCCGCGCGCCGCGCTGGCATTTGCGGATGACGATGTACAACGCGATCTCGCTTAAGTCGGTACAGGAGCTGGTTGAGTTCATGGGCGAGTTCATGCGCACAAACGGCTAG
- a CDS encoding PQQ-binding-like beta-propeller repeat protein, with protein sequence MIAPKTLRALIALLATLLLCSCAPTDREGPAAQAALPPTAPGPHWNVLHADQARTVCMPVRGVRTAPRVLFDARDTELAVFSGTMVGPEGLLYRAMGPGPISLNPPEGIPLKIGWTPAVETRDPQSGELIRLRGFNLGMFTNFPSIDERGNVYVPDWARLSKYSPGMERLLWQRTFDDSPSDLLAHVPAGNMCFLANGDLLLPLLDGELHVLDPRDGRVLQTLDLRQLDPPVAPDPQHGKLGIVLRNALALDGDELFVLVDRELIRLRYDPTLRELLLLERTPYPGFSSSTPTLDLQNKRLLLVTYDPDQPDVAPRLLCYDYSQVPLSLSWSIETDLGFLESEDQLTNTYLPSSGVILNNALYGHVTAYIERDTPQGPRPQRLWSTRETVSESFGAYIASASDLDNTVYVVNNFEPRLYALDALSGKVLWSYALPARSIKTPIVERGVLYLDHHIGLLALTDQPAK encoded by the coding sequence ATGATCGCGCCTAAGACGCTACGGGCCTTGATCGCGTTGCTCGCAACGTTGCTGCTGTGCTCTTGTGCGCCGACAGACCGCGAGGGACCGGCTGCCCAGGCTGCGCTTCCCCCAACAGCCCCCGGCCCGCACTGGAACGTGCTGCACGCCGACCAGGCGCGCACGGTCTGCATGCCGGTGCGCGGCGTGCGCACCGCGCCGCGGGTGCTGTTCGACGCGCGCGATACCGAGCTGGCGGTCTTCTCCGGCACGATGGTCGGTCCCGAGGGCCTGCTCTATCGCGCCATGGGACCGGGGCCGATCAGCCTCAATCCGCCGGAGGGCATCCCGCTTAAAATCGGCTGGACTCCGGCGGTCGAAACGCGCGATCCGCAAAGCGGCGAGCTGATTCGCCTGCGCGGATTCAACCTGGGGATGTTCACCAACTTCCCCTCGATCGACGAGCGCGGCAACGTCTACGTGCCGGACTGGGCGCGGCTGAGCAAGTACTCGCCGGGCATGGAGCGCCTGCTGTGGCAGCGCACGTTCGACGACTCGCCCTCCGATCTTTTGGCTCACGTACCCGCGGGCAACATGTGCTTCTTGGCCAACGGCGACCTGCTGCTGCCGCTGCTCGACGGCGAGCTGCACGTGCTCGATCCCCGCGACGGGCGAGTGCTGCAAACCTTGGACCTGCGACAGCTCGACCCGCCGGTGGCGCCCGACCCGCAGCACGGCAAGCTGGGGATCGTGCTGCGCAACGCCCTGGCGTTGGACGGCGACGAGCTGTTCGTGCTGGTCGACCGCGAGCTGATCCGCCTGCGCTACGATCCGACTTTGCGCGAGCTTCTGTTGCTTGAGCGCACACCGTATCCGGGGTTCTCATCCTCCACGCCGACCCTGGACCTGCAAAACAAACGCCTGCTGCTCGTGACCTACGACCCGGATCAGCCCGACGTTGCTCCGCGCCTGTTGTGCTACGACTATTCGCAAGTTCCACTGAGCCTGAGCTGGTCGATCGAGACCGACCTGGGATTCCTCGAGTCCGAGGACCAGCTGACCAACACCTATCTGCCGAGCTCGGGGGTGATTCTCAACAACGCACTCTACGGCCACGTCACAGCCTACATCGAACGCGACACGCCCCAGGGCCCGCGGCCCCAGCGGCTGTGGAGCACGCGCGAGACAGTATCCGAGAGCTTCGGCGCGTACATCGCCTCGGCCTCGGATCTGGACAACACGGTCTACGTGGTCAACAACTTCGAGCCGCGGCTCTACGCCCTGGACGCGCTGAGCGGCAAGGTGCTCTGGAGCTATGCGCTGCCCGCGCGCTCGATCAAGACCCCGATCGTTGAGCGCGGCGTGCTCTACCTGGACCACCACATCGGCCTGCTGGCCCTGACCGACCAACCCGCAAAATAA
- a CDS encoding cation diffusion facilitator family transporter, with protein sequence MNSKSKDQAAASRVTWVGLLANLLLAGFKFAAGLLGNSAALVADAAHSLSDLASDVVVLIGLRIAARPKDLSHPYGHGKVETAAALSVGALVCLAGLGIMFDATHKLYDGTRSHPLPIVLVAAGTSIVVKELLYRWTVAVGRRTRHSLLIANAWHHRSDALSSVAVLIGAGGAMLGVPYLDLLAALAVSVFVVRAGVTIGWDALRDLLDTAVDTKLRKRIGEIICDTPGVISCHRLRTRKVGEAVFVDVHIEVRDELSILEAHKIADRAELRLLGDLPVDDVIVHVEPTSAVDCRDHDRA encoded by the coding sequence ATGAATTCCAAGTCAAAAGACCAAGCCGCGGCTAGCCGCGTGACCTGGGTGGGCCTGCTGGCCAACCTGCTGCTGGCGGGCTTCAAGTTCGCGGCGGGCTTGCTGGGCAACAGCGCCGCGCTGGTGGCCGATGCCGCACATTCGCTGTCCGACCTGGCATCGGACGTAGTGGTGCTGATCGGCCTGCGCATCGCCGCGCGTCCAAAGGACCTCAGCCACCCCTACGGTCACGGCAAGGTCGAGACGGCCGCGGCCCTGAGCGTGGGCGCGTTGGTCTGCCTGGCGGGCCTGGGGATCATGTTCGACGCCACGCACAAACTCTACGACGGAACTCGCAGCCATCCGCTGCCGATCGTGCTCGTGGCGGCAGGAACCTCGATTGTGGTCAAGGAGTTGCTCTACCGCTGGACCGTGGCCGTTGGACGCCGCACCAGACATTCATTGCTGATCGCCAACGCCTGGCACCATCGTTCGGACGCCCTCTCGTCTGTAGCCGTACTGATCGGAGCCGGAGGCGCAATGCTCGGCGTGCCCTACCTGGACCTGCTGGCCGCGCTGGCGGTCTCGGTATTCGTGGTGCGCGCCGGAGTCACCATCGGCTGGGACGCGCTGCGCGACCTGCTGGACACCGCGGTCGACACCAAGCTGCGCAAGCGCATCGGCGAGATCATCTGCGATACCCCCGGCGTTATCAGCTGTCACCGGCTGCGCACGCGCAAAGTCGGCGAGGCAGTGTTCGTCGACGTGCACATCGAGGTCCGGGACGAGCTGTCGATTCTCGAGGCGCACAAGATAGCCGACCGGGCCGAGCTGCGGCTGCTGGGCGATCTGCCGGTGGACGACGTGATCGTGCACGTTGAGCCGACCTCGGCTGTTGATTGCCGTGACCATGATCGCGCCTAA